From Solanum stenotomum isolate F172 chromosome 2, ASM1918654v1, whole genome shotgun sequence:
TTTACTTGATTGAAGAAAGACACAAAgaacaattaattataatttacttGATTGAAGAAAGACACAAAGAACAATTAATTGTAATTTACTTGATtgaagaaaaacacaaagaacaattaattgtaattaaccttttttataaaatttatttgatgttcgatatctattttgagactcgttTAATTCTTAATTTGCGTCCGAAAGTTAGCTTTTTCAATGGATCAATGGTCTTTTTGGCTGGTTTCTAAAAGTTAGCTTTTCCAAGTGCAGTTTTGCTGTCACAGTAAAGATGCAGTTTTGGCAATATGAAGGACAATTATTTTTCAAGGCCACACTTCTCGAACCATTCGGTCATCTAGTTTATAGAATATGTATAAAGTATACATACTTTATACTCCACTAAATATACATTtactattaatttaatatacatacttataCACAACACTATACATATACACTGATAATGTATATGTCGATCATATTGATAAACCAATTaactcaaacatatatatatatatatatatatatatacacctcGCAAAAAGCCCAAGCTACTATATTTTGTCTAATTATATTAGggaaaaaattgtgaaatgtTTGTCACTAATGGTGCCCTTAATAGAGCGGTTGAACTACTTATACCTGAACTTGTTTTCAGTCATATGTGCATGAACTTTATACATAAATGTCTGGAGTCTATTTTTTTCTAGCTAATAATTCTACGATTTCGGACAAAAATGACGAAAATTTGGCTTTCAAATGCATATGTTGGAAGTTTGCTTGCTTCCAAATTGTTTGAAGTTTTAGGTTTGGCACGgcaaacttcttcttttttttttggtttctcacCCGGTGTCCAGggcccacattggagctccgactaaatccggatcgcgcactgcagggcccattcgggggtggcgctcccaacatggttttctccatacccagggcttgaacctgagacctctggttaagggtgaaacacttccaccagtgcaccacaaccaTGTTGGTCCAAACTTCATATGTGTATGTCTAAGGTTGGTTTAATGGCTAAACTTgcaaacatttagaaactttgGCTACGTCTCAAATAGAGATCTTGAAATTGGCTATCTATACACTTCCCTCTAAAAATCTTCTTGGAATTATTATAGAAGTATGAACTGTTTCAGGGCATCATGTCGCGAGAGCCAGGATGTTTGCTCTTGAATATGAAGTAAACATGATCACACGCCAATACCTTGGTGTTGTCGTAGGTATAAGAAAGCAAAAAAGATTCAATTCTAACTTCGGAGAGCCAACATTTTCGTTGATTGCAACTAAATCCGTCCCTCACTAGGGCAACATTGGGCTTTTGCTTTGTCTAACTTCGCATGAAAATCACACTCTTTAATTTTGGGAAACTTACGTAAATGTACCCTTCGTCCAACTAGTTTACCAACATTACCTATACATTTCAACTATATATGTCGCGTATATttatacaatacattacctatACACTCTGTATATATTCTGTAAACTAGATGGCCGAATGATATTTGACAGTTATTTCCCCCCCTCCTATCTCTAAACCAGTCACATCATGTATCACAGCAGACAACACAAGTCAGATTTGTTTTAGACGTTTAGTCATCAGTTGCAGCAAGCCCCGCATATTTATAAGAGCTTTAAAAAAGGACAGCCCCGTGCACTAAAACTCCCGCTATGCACAGGGTTCAGGGAAGGGCCCCACCACAAGGGCCTATTGTACACAGTCTTATCTTGCATTTCTGCCCGAGGCTGTTTCCAAGGCTTTATAAGAGCTTTACCATGAAGAAATCACTTTCAAGATTCCTTAAGAACACTAATATATGCAGTGTCAAATATTCCAAAAACTGCAGTTGAAATACTAAATAAACCATGTTTAAGGCAAAATAGAGTAGACTTAAAACGTGTTCACGACGAGTTTGACTtacaacatacaatagattaaTGAAGCTCGCGATTCCCATAACATATAAAGCAGTAGTTATAAGCTCCATAAAAATAAGTTCACAACTGAAATGCACTTACTTAAGGCATGGTGATACATGTTCTCAAACACATAGCTCCATTTTAGATATCAGAATGCCATCGGTATCTGCATAAAGCCACTCACCATCGCAGATTCTAGTCCCGGCAATGGTTATGGGAACGTGCTTCTCTCCGATACCTTTCTTATTGGCTTTCATTGGATGTGAAGCCAGAGCTCTGACTCCGATATCACAGCCATTGATTTCGTCCACGTCCCTTACACAGCCATTTACTACGATCCCAGCCCATCCGTTGTTTTGAGCTTGTACTACAGGGTTGCCACCCAAAATTGCACATCTTAGACTACCACCCCCGTCGACAACAAGAACTCTACCGTTACCTTTCTCCTCGAGAAACTCACGAACCAAAACATTATCTTCGAATACTTTCAGAGTGACAACAGGTCCAGAGAAGACTTGGCGCCTGCCATATATTTTGAAGATTGGCTGCAGTGCCCGTAGTTCACCACTCACAATAAGCTGTGGATTTGCATCGCAAACTTCAGCAGTGGTGACCAAGGCCATCCTACGTTAAACACCTGCAGGGAGTAGAGGATATAATTTGTATTacttgaaagaaaagaaaccaCATTCCTTTTGTTCTGCATCACTTAAATGATCATCTTTGTTAATATCGAAAACAAGTATGGATCGAACAAATggtaaaataagagaaaaatgattttctttacGCATTTTATGTAATGCTTATGTATTCAAGAAGATAGTCAGATTTcacttcttttaattttgcaAGACATTTAACTTCGTGTATGAGAGAACGTAGAAAGAGAAGTTCACAGATTATGCTCCGTACATGATCCTAACATAAAGAAACATTCAAATTAGATTACTTGAAGAAGTCGATAGCCACCATTTGTTCCACCACTCAATTAAAACTGTTCAGCTAGAGAAAACTCAACTATAAACGAGAGGTCAATCACCAGCACCGCATTTTTCGCATGACAAATGATTCTCATGTCAACTGATACTCTCAATCTTATGTTTATCATTATTAGCCAGCCTATTGATTTCACTGGCCCAAGCATCATTAAAACTCAAATCACTTTAGGCACAATCTGGTGCTATAATCTTGTTCCGAGGCTTCCAAGCCTTACTTATTTTAGGCCAGTTTATATTATTACATAAGCATATCTCAATTGGTCTTTAAGTCAATTTATAAATACTATTATTAAGTCCAAAACCTTGCAATCCAATAATGGTTCTGGAAACCAAAAGCAATTGAGAATGACTTTCATCATTAACAATTCCTCACCAGAAGTTGGCCTAATAGAGCCCTAGATCATGATCTTACCGACTCAAAGCTCTCGTGAGGTCTTGTTAGCATGCTCTACCAAATTAAGTGGGAAGTCTCAAGAACAAGTTAAGAGTTAGATGACAAGAAGGGGTTGCTCGGATGGCAAGCACCATCCACCTCCAATCCTAAGGTTGTGggtcgagtcaccaagggagcaaaaaagCGTGGGAGCTCCCAgggacaacaacaacaac
This genomic window contains:
- the LOC125855313 gene encoding putative 4-hydroxy-4-methyl-2-oxoglutarate aldolase 2; the protein is MALVTTAEVCDANPQLIVSGELRALQPIFKIYGRRQVFSGPVVTLKVFEDNVLVREFLEEKGNGRVLVVDGGGSLRCAILGGNPVVQAQNNGWAGIVVNGCVRDVDEINGCDIGVRALASHPMKANKKGIGEKHVPITIAGTRICDGEWLYADTDGILISKMELCV